The following proteins come from a genomic window of Lycium ferocissimum isolate CSIRO_LF1 chromosome 4, AGI_CSIRO_Lferr_CH_V1, whole genome shotgun sequence:
- the LOC132054299 gene encoding secreted RxLR effector protein 161-like, giving the protein MDEAHSLSTPMVVRSLDVNKDLFRPQEKNEDILGPKVPYLSVIGALMHLANTTMPDIAFSVNLLARYSSAPIRRHSNGIKQILRYLKGTTDMRLFYSNNCSLDLVGHVDIGYLSDPHKARSQTGYLFSCGGTAIAW; this is encoded by the coding sequence ATGGATGAAGCACATTCATTAAGTACTCCGATGGTTGTCCGATCACTTGATGTGAATAAGGATCTGTTCCGACCtcaagaaaagaatgaagacATTCTTGGTCCTAaagtaccatatcttagtgTGATTGGTGCATTAATGCATCTTGCTAATACTACAATGCCTGACATTGCATTTTCAGTTAATCTGTTAGCAAGATATAGCTCTGCTCCAATCAGGAGACACTCGAATGGAATCAAACAGATATTGCGGTATCTAAAAGGGACTACTGATATGAGATTGTTTTATTCCAACAATTGCAGCCTCGATCTTGTTGGTCATGTCGATATAGGGTATTTATCTGACCCACACAAAGCTCGATCTCAAACAGGCTATCTGTTTTCATGTGGGGGTACTGCCATAGCTTGGTGA